The Streptomyces sp. NL15-2K genome contains a region encoding:
- a CDS encoding arsenate reductase ArsC, with protein MDEQSSLGPGRRAAPPLRDISPLLERITARLAARHGRAFSRETVEGYVEECSWLLSAKARVGTHLPVLVERFADQRLGALARGMGLSPKPVPEVLFVCTENAGRSQLAAALMRHRAEDGIRVLTAGSEPGTEIAPIGLQLLAEQGLDPHDEFPKPLTAEVVTAADVVVTLGCGDACPVRPGRRYLDWDLPDLSGLDIESARAVRDALATRIDVLVGELLPTEVPRA; from the coding sequence ATGGACGAGCAAAGTTCTCTCGGCCCAGGCCGCCGAGCAGCCCCGCCCCTGCGAGACATCAGCCCTCTCCTTGAACGCATCACAGCCCGGCTGGCCGCACGCCACGGCAGGGCCTTCTCCCGGGAGACGGTCGAGGGTTACGTGGAGGAGTGCTCCTGGCTGCTGTCGGCGAAGGCCCGCGTCGGGACGCATCTGCCGGTCCTGGTCGAGCGGTTCGCGGACCAGCGGCTCGGCGCCCTGGCCCGCGGCATGGGGCTGTCGCCGAAGCCGGTGCCCGAGGTGCTGTTCGTGTGCACCGAGAACGCGGGGCGTTCGCAGCTGGCCGCCGCGCTGATGCGGCACCGGGCGGAGGACGGGATCCGGGTGCTGACGGCCGGCTCCGAACCCGGCACGGAGATCGCCCCGATCGGGCTCCAACTGCTCGCCGAGCAGGGGCTGGACCCGCACGACGAGTTCCCCAAGCCGCTGACCGCCGAGGTCGTCACCGCCGCCGACGTCGTCGTCACCCTGGGCTGCGGTGATGCGTGCCCGGTCCGGCCCGGGCGCCGGTATCTGGACTGGGATCTGCCGGACCTGAGCGGTCTGGACATCGAGAGTGCGCGGGCGGTTCGGGACGCGCTCGCCACCCGAATCGACGTACTGGTGGGTGAACTCCTGCCGACAGAGGTGCCCCGGGCGTGA
- a CDS encoding metalloregulator ArsR/SmtB family transcription factor: MAITELGAAEVADETKAEACSPGLACLLIERDEAERLALMLKAIADPTRLQIFRIIERAPAGEACVCDLVDCLGFRQPTISHHLKIMTEAGLLNRDRRGTWAWYSVNYDGLNRVRAILEPSVGKLAAEALERV; the protein is encoded by the coding sequence ATGGCTATCACTGAATTGGGCGCCGCGGAGGTGGCGGACGAGACGAAGGCTGAGGCCTGCAGTCCCGGCCTCGCGTGTCTGCTCATCGAGCGCGATGAGGCCGAGCGACTGGCCCTCATGCTCAAGGCCATCGCCGACCCCACGCGGCTGCAGATCTTCCGCATCATCGAACGCGCACCGGCCGGCGAAGCCTGCGTCTGCGACCTGGTCGACTGCCTGGGCTTCCGCCAGCCGACGATCAGTCACCACCTGAAGATCATGACCGAGGCGGGACTGCTGAACCGCGACCGCCGCGGGACCTGGGCCTGGTACTCCGTCAACTACGACGGCCTGAACAGGGTGCGCGCGATCCTGGAGCCGTCGGTCGGCAAGCTCGCGGCCGAGGCTCTCGAGCGGGTGTAG
- the trxA gene encoding thioredoxin: MALKNVTDDSFDQDVLKSDKPVVDFWAAWCGPCRQLAPSLEAIAAEHGEKIEIVKLNIDENPATAAQYGVMSIPTMNVYVGGEVAKTIVGAKPRAALERDLGDYLG, translated from the coding sequence ATGGCCCTCAAGAACGTCACCGACGACTCCTTCGACCAGGACGTCCTCAAGAGCGACAAGCCCGTCGTCGACTTCTGGGCGGCCTGGTGCGGCCCGTGCCGCCAACTCGCCCCCTCCCTGGAGGCGATCGCGGCCGAGCACGGCGAGAAGATCGAGATCGTCAAGCTGAACATCGACGAAAACCCGGCCACCGCCGCCCAGTACGGAGTGATGTCCATCCCGACGATGAACGTCTACGTCGGCGGCGAGGTCGCCAAGACCATCGTCGGCGCGAAGCCGAGGGCGGCGCTGGAGCGCGACCTCGGCGACTACCTCGGCTGA
- the trxB gene encoding thioredoxin-disulfide reductase yields MSTAASTSTDIRNVIVIGSGPAGYTAALYTARASLKPLVFEGAVTAGGALVQTTEVENFPGFRDGIMGPDLMDNMRAQAERFGAELVPDDIVEADLTGTVKTVTDSAGTVHRAQAVIVATGSQHRQLGLPGEDALSGRGVSYCATCDGFFFREHDIVVVGGGDTALEEATFLSRFAKSVTIVHRRDALRASKAMQDRAFADPKISFAWNREVAAVHEDGGKLAGLTLRDTATGETSELAATGLFVAIGHDPRTDLVTGQLDLDDEGYLQVASPSTRTNIVGVFGAGDVVDHTYRQAITAAGSGCAAALDAERYLAALADNEKNPEPAAVAV; encoded by the coding sequence ATGAGCACAGCGGCGAGCACATCCACGGACATACGCAACGTCATCGTCATCGGCTCCGGCCCCGCCGGATACACCGCCGCCCTCTACACGGCCCGCGCCTCGCTGAAGCCGCTGGTCTTCGAGGGCGCGGTCACGGCCGGCGGCGCGCTGGTGCAGACGACCGAGGTGGAGAACTTCCCCGGCTTCCGCGACGGCATCATGGGCCCGGACCTCATGGACAACATGAGGGCCCAGGCCGAACGCTTCGGCGCCGAACTCGTCCCCGACGACATCGTCGAGGCCGACCTCACCGGCACCGTCAAGACCGTCACCGACAGCGCGGGTACGGTCCACCGGGCGCAGGCCGTCATCGTGGCGACCGGCTCACAGCACCGCCAGCTCGGCCTGCCGGGCGAGGACGCGCTCTCCGGCCGAGGCGTGTCGTACTGCGCGACCTGCGACGGCTTCTTCTTCCGCGAGCACGACATCGTCGTGGTCGGCGGCGGCGACACGGCACTGGAGGAAGCCACCTTCCTCTCCCGCTTCGCCAAGTCCGTGACCATCGTTCACCGGCGCGATGCCCTGCGGGCCTCCAAGGCCATGCAGGACCGCGCCTTCGCCGACCCGAAGATCTCCTTCGCCTGGAACCGCGAGGTCGCCGCAGTCCATGAGGACGGGGGCAAGCTCGCCGGGCTCACCCTGCGCGACACCGCCACCGGCGAGACCTCCGAACTCGCCGCCACCGGCCTGTTCGTCGCGATCGGGCACGACCCGCGCACCGACCTGGTCACCGGCCAGCTGGACCTGGACGACGAGGGCTACCTCCAGGTCGCCTCGCCCTCCACCCGCACGAACATCGTGGGCGTCTTCGGCGCCGGCGACGTCGTCGACCACACCTACCGCCAGGCCATCACGGCCGCGGGCTCGGGTTGCGCGGCCGCTCTGGACGCCGAGCGATATCTGGCGGCCCTCGCCGACAACGAGAAGAACCCCGAGCCGGCCGCGGTCGCGGTCTGA
- a CDS encoding arsenate reductase ArsC: MSDKPSVLFVCVHNAGRSQMAAAWLTHLAGDRVEVRSAGSNPGAGVNPAAVEAMREVGIDISAEVPKMLTVDAVKESDVCITMGCGDTCPVFPGKRYLDWTLEDPAGQGVEAVRPIRDEIKVLVEGLIKEIAPEPQA, translated from the coding sequence ATGTCCGACAAGCCCTCCGTGCTGTTCGTCTGTGTCCACAACGCCGGCCGTTCCCAGATGGCCGCCGCGTGGCTGACCCACCTGGCCGGGGACCGTGTCGAGGTCCGCTCCGCCGGCTCCAACCCGGGCGCGGGCGTCAACCCGGCCGCCGTCGAGGCCATGCGCGAGGTCGGCATCGACATCTCCGCCGAGGTCCCGAAGATGCTCACCGTGGACGCGGTGAAGGAGTCGGACGTCTGCATCACCATGGGCTGCGGCGACACCTGCCCGGTCTTCCCCGGCAAGCGGTACCTGGACTGGACGCTGGAGGACCCGGCGGGCCAGGGCGTCGAGGCCGTGCGGCCGATCCGGGACGAGATCAAGGTGCTGGTCGAGGGCCTGATCAAGGAGATCGCGCCGGAGCCCCAGGCATGA
- a CDS encoding metalloregulator ArsR/SmtB family transcription factor, with protein sequence MMTSANTELMRVLADPLRLQIVTLLAHETLCATHLVEQTGARQTNVSNHLKVLREAEVVETEPCGRFTYYKLRPEVLDTLAAMFGELAETARTTIETDRKRACP encoded by the coding sequence ATGATGACGTCAGCCAACACTGAACTGATGAGAGTCCTGGCGGACCCGCTCAGGCTTCAGATCGTGACCCTGCTCGCCCACGAGACCCTGTGTGCGACCCACCTCGTGGAGCAGACGGGCGCGCGGCAGACGAACGTCTCCAACCATCTGAAGGTGCTGCGCGAGGCAGAGGTCGTGGAGACCGAGCCCTGCGGCCGCTTCACCTACTACAAGCTCCGTCCCGAGGTGCTGGACACTCTCGCCGCGATGTTCGGCGAGCTGGCGGAGACCGCGCGCACGACCATCGAGACCGACCGAAAGCGAGCCTGTCCGTGA
- the arsB gene encoding ACR3 family arsenite efflux transporter — protein MTRTEATATVEESSVVAKLSTLDRFLAVWILLAMALGLGLGRLIPGLNDALAKVEIGGISLPIAVGLLIMMYPVLAKVRYDKLDAVTGDKKLMISSLVINWIVGPAIMFALAWIFLPDLPEYRTGLIIVGLARCIAMVIIWNDLACGDREAAAVLVALNSVFQVLTFGLLGWFYLDLLPGWLGLGDGEHLDISMWKIALNVVIFLGIPLLAGFLTRRIGEQKLGREKYESDFLPKIGPWALYGLLFTIVILFALQGKTITSQPLDVARIALPLLVYFAVMWFGTFALGKIIGLAYDRTATLAFTAAGNNFELAIAVAIATFGVTSGQALSGVVGPLIEVPVLVALVYVSLAWRRKFTADATVRVGA, from the coding sequence GTGACCCGCACCGAAGCAACCGCGACCGTGGAGGAATCCTCGGTCGTCGCGAAGCTCTCCACCCTGGACCGCTTCCTCGCAGTGTGGATCCTTCTCGCCATGGCCCTCGGCCTCGGCCTCGGCCGCCTGATCCCCGGCCTGAACGACGCCCTCGCCAAGGTCGAGATCGGCGGCATCTCCCTGCCGATCGCCGTCGGCCTGCTGATCATGATGTACCCGGTGCTGGCCAAGGTCCGCTACGACAAGCTCGACGCCGTCACCGGCGACAAGAAGCTCATGATCTCGTCGCTGGTCATCAACTGGATCGTCGGCCCGGCGATCATGTTCGCGCTGGCCTGGATCTTCCTGCCCGACCTGCCCGAGTACCGCACCGGCCTGATCATCGTCGGCCTGGCCCGCTGCATCGCCATGGTCATCATCTGGAACGACCTCGCCTGCGGCGACCGCGAGGCGGCTGCCGTACTCGTCGCCCTGAACTCGGTCTTCCAGGTGCTGACGTTCGGCCTGCTCGGCTGGTTCTACCTCGACCTGCTCCCCGGTTGGCTGGGCCTGGGCGACGGCGAGCACCTCGACATCTCCATGTGGAAGATCGCCCTGAACGTCGTCATCTTCCTCGGCATCCCGCTGCTGGCAGGTTTCCTGACCCGCCGTATCGGCGAGCAGAAGCTGGGCCGGGAGAAGTACGAGTCCGACTTCCTCCCGAAGATCGGCCCTTGGGCCCTGTACGGCCTGCTCTTCACGATCGTCATCCTCTTCGCCCTGCAGGGGAAGACCATCACCTCGCAGCCGCTGGACGTGGCCCGCATCGCGCTCCCGCTGCTGGTGTACTTCGCGGTGATGTGGTTCGGCACGTTCGCGCTCGGCAAGATCATCGGTCTGGCCTACGACCGCACCGCGACGCTCGCCTTCACGGCGGCCGGCAACAATTTCGAGCTGGCCATCGCGGTCGCCATCGCCACCTTCGGCGTGACCAGCGGCCAGGCCCTGTCGGGCGTGGTCGGCCCGCTGATCGAGGTCCCGGTCCTGGTGGCGCTCGTCTACGTCTCGCTGGCCTGGCGCAGGAAGTTCACGGCCGACGCGACTGTGCGGGTGGGTGCCTGA
- a CDS encoding DUF2180 family protein, translated as MNCLDCYSGGHQTPALGVCQQCGGAVCGQHGKLTEQFLTCTKPISRTVAVEQPVRRLLCRTCAQARQAYSKCCPQFATPVRTS; from the coding sequence GTGAACTGCCTGGACTGTTACAGCGGAGGACACCAGACCCCGGCGTTAGGGGTGTGCCAGCAGTGCGGCGGCGCCGTGTGCGGACAACACGGCAAGCTGACGGAACAGTTCCTGACCTGCACCAAGCCCATCTCCCGGACGGTGGCCGTCGAACAGCCCGTACGGCGCCTGCTGTGCCGTACGTGCGCACAGGCCCGTCAGGCATACAGCAAGTGCTGCCCGCAGTTCGCGACCCCCGTCCGGACGTCGTGA
- a CDS encoding ArsO family NAD(P)H-dependent flavin-containing monooxygenase, whose protein sequence is MTGTRHTQVVVIGGGQAGLAAGYHLRRLGLDFVILDAQAEPGGAWQHAWDSLHLFSPAAYSSLPGRPMPVQAGETYPDARHVVGYLTEYERRYDLPVHRPVRVAGVHREGGGLRVDTDSGAWRGQAVISATGTWWRPFLPAVPGRSDFRGRHLHTVEYRSPRDFAGQRVVVVGGGNSGAQIAADLACDTELTWVTQRPPRFLADDIDGRALFDAATARRRALDEGRTDTGGVASLGDIVAVPPVREARDAGLLKASPMFVRLDRDGVVWADGTRTPADAVIWCTGFRPALSHLAPLGMRGPRGHIATAGTRAVDEPRLHLHGYGDWTGPASATLIGVGRPARDAAREIAQLLNTGG, encoded by the coding sequence GTGACGGGCACCCGGCACACGCAGGTGGTGGTGATCGGCGGCGGCCAGGCCGGGCTCGCCGCCGGCTACCACCTGCGCCGCCTCGGCCTGGACTTCGTCATCCTCGACGCCCAGGCCGAGCCGGGCGGCGCCTGGCAACACGCCTGGGATTCACTGCACTTGTTCTCCCCGGCCGCGTACTCCTCGCTGCCGGGGCGGCCGATGCCGGTCCAGGCGGGGGAGACGTATCCCGACGCACGCCACGTCGTCGGTTACCTCACTGAGTACGAGCGGCGCTACGACCTTCCAGTGCACCGGCCCGTACGTGTCGCCGGGGTCCACCGGGAAGGTGGGGGCCTGCGCGTCGACACGGACTCTGGGGCTTGGCGCGGGCAAGCGGTCATCAGCGCCACTGGCACGTGGTGGCGTCCCTTCCTACCTGCCGTTCCCGGCCGTTCGGACTTCCGCGGCCGACACCTGCACACCGTCGAGTACCGCAGCCCACGGGACTTCGCCGGGCAGCGCGTCGTCGTGGTCGGCGGCGGCAACTCCGGCGCGCAGATCGCCGCCGACCTCGCCTGCGACACCGAACTGACCTGGGTGACGCAGCGCCCGCCCCGCTTCCTGGCCGACGACATCGACGGCCGCGCCCTGTTCGACGCGGCCACGGCCCGCCGCCGTGCCCTCGACGAGGGCCGCACGGACACCGGGGGCGTGGCATCGCTGGGCGACATCGTCGCCGTACCGCCCGTGCGGGAGGCCCGGGACGCCGGTCTGTTGAAGGCGTCGCCGATGTTCGTACGCCTCGACCGCGACGGAGTCGTCTGGGCCGACGGGACCCGTACCCCGGCGGACGCGGTCATCTGGTGCACCGGCTTCCGGCCGGCCCTCTCGCACCTGGCGCCCCTGGGAATGCGCGGCCCGCGAGGCCACATCGCCACCGCAGGCACGCGGGCCGTGGACGAGCCGCGCCTGCACCTGCACGGCTACGGCGACTGGACCGGTCCCGCCTCCGCCACCCTCATCGGCGTGGGCCGCCCGGCCCGCGACGCGGCCCGCGAGATCGCCCAACTCCTCAATACCGGAGGCTGA
- the pstS gene encoding phosphate ABC transporter substrate-binding protein PstS: MPGSGSTAQQNVMEYWIKQYQRACSPVQVAYKPIGSGAGVAQFMRGATSFGGSDSPVKPEDSKPADGVCPGGRAINLPMVGGAVAIGFNVPGVDDLVLDAPTVAKIFDSQITTWDDPAIRKLNPGAELPSLPIRAVHRSDDSGTTQNFQAYLAGAAPEVWSHPAEKAWQGRGGDSADGSDAVAGTVNSTSGSIGYFELSFAEKLDMKTVRIDTGASEPVAATEESSSAGIAAGEVVGKGKDLTLQFDYRTSAVDTYPIVLVSYEIVCDKGNVAETLPALKSFLTYTASSEGQKPLARLHYVPLPESVAAEVRQVISTLS, from the coding sequence GTGCCGGGCTCGGGATCGACCGCACAGCAGAACGTGATGGAGTACTGGATCAAGCAGTACCAGCGGGCGTGCTCACCGGTGCAGGTCGCTTACAAGCCCATCGGCTCCGGCGCCGGAGTAGCCCAGTTCATGCGCGGGGCAACCTCGTTCGGCGGCTCCGACAGCCCTGTGAAACCGGAGGACTCCAAGCCGGCGGACGGCGTGTGCCCGGGCGGCAGGGCCATCAATCTGCCGATGGTGGGCGGCGCCGTCGCGATCGGCTTCAACGTGCCCGGCGTGGACGATCTGGTGCTGGACGCGCCGACCGTGGCCAAGATCTTCGACTCACAGATCACGACCTGGGACGACCCGGCGATCCGGAAGCTGAACCCCGGCGCTGAGCTGCCGTCGCTGCCCATTCGCGCGGTGCACCGGTCCGACGACTCGGGCACGACGCAGAACTTCCAGGCGTATCTCGCGGGCGCGGCCCCAGAGGTTTGGTCGCACCCGGCGGAGAAGGCGTGGCAGGGACGAGGGGGAGATTCCGCCGACGGATCGGACGCCGTCGCTGGGACGGTGAACTCCACGTCCGGTTCGATCGGCTACTTCGAGCTGTCCTTCGCGGAGAAGCTCGACATGAAGACGGTGCGGATCGATACCGGGGCCTCCGAGCCCGTGGCGGCGACCGAGGAGAGCTCGTCCGCAGGTATCGCCGCCGGCGAGGTGGTCGGTAAGGGCAAGGACCTGACCTTGCAGTTCGACTACCGCACGTCCGCCGTGGACACCTACCCGATCGTCCTGGTCAGCTACGAGATCGTGTGCGACAAAGGCAACGTGGCCGAGACCCTGCCCGCCCTCAAGTCGTTCCTGACCTATACCGCCAGCAGCGAGGGGCAGAAGCCGCTGGCCAGACTTCATTACGTGCCGCTGCCGGAGTCCGTCGCCGCCGAGGTGCGCCAGGTCATCAGCACCCTGAGCTGA
- a CDS encoding metalloregulator ArsR/SmtB family transcription factor produces the protein MSNVSALPLLDPEALDAVAPCCPPLTERPFTAEEAERSARMFKALGDPVRLRLFSAVASHAGGEACVCDISDVGVSQPTVSHHLKKLKEAGLLTSERRGTWVYYKVEPSVLAAMGQLLTVR, from the coding sequence ATGTCGAATGTCAGTGCGCTGCCGCTGCTGGATCCCGAGGCCCTCGATGCCGTGGCGCCGTGCTGCCCGCCACTGACCGAGCGCCCCTTCACCGCGGAGGAGGCCGAGCGTTCCGCGCGGATGTTCAAGGCACTCGGGGACCCGGTGCGGCTGCGGCTGTTCTCGGCGGTCGCGTCGCACGCGGGCGGCGAGGCGTGCGTCTGCGACATCTCCGATGTCGGCGTCTCACAGCCGACGGTCTCCCACCACCTGAAGAAGCTCAAGGAGGCCGGGCTGCTGACCTCCGAGCGGCGCGGCACCTGGGTGTACTACAAGGTCGAGCCCTCGGTGCTGGCGGCCATGGGGCAGTTGCTCACCGTCCGCTAG
- a CDS encoding NAD(P)/FAD-dependent oxidoreductase, translating to MDRIDVAVIGGGQSGLVAAHALRGQGLQPVVLEASERSAGSWPRYYDSLTLFSPAGYSSLPGMPFGGDPERYPHRDEVVAYLLRYAERLDADIRTGIRVREVRAADGDFTLTLEGGGGLSARAVVAASGTFGRPHRPALPGLEGFAGSVLHAAEYRTPQPFAGERVVIVGAGNSAVQIAAELATHAHVTLAARHPVRFARQHTLGRDLHWWLIHTGVDTLPIGRFLRTPPSQLVIDDGRYRAAVAAGAPDRRSVFTGADGTKVTWEDGSTEEVDTILLATGYRPDLGYLASLGALDEHGHPRHREGLSLTHPGLAYVGLEWQRSLSSNSLRGVGRDAARVARRLAARLRGH from the coding sequence GTGGATCGCATCGATGTCGCAGTGATCGGCGGCGGCCAGTCCGGGCTCGTCGCCGCGCACGCTCTGCGCGGGCAGGGGCTTCAGCCGGTGGTGCTGGAGGCGTCCGAGCGGTCGGCCGGGTCGTGGCCGCGCTACTACGACAGCCTCACTCTCTTCTCCCCCGCCGGGTACAGCTCCCTGCCCGGGATGCCCTTCGGCGGCGACCCGGAACGCTACCCGCACCGGGACGAGGTCGTCGCCTACCTGCTGCGCTACGCCGAACGCCTGGACGCCGACATTCGTACGGGGATCCGTGTGCGGGAAGTGCGAGCGGCCGACGGCGACTTCACTCTCACCCTGGAAGGCGGGGGCGGCCTGTCCGCTCGGGCCGTGGTCGCGGCGTCCGGCACCTTCGGCCGCCCCCACCGCCCGGCGCTTCCCGGGCTGGAGGGCTTCGCCGGCTCGGTGCTGCACGCGGCCGAGTACCGCACGCCCCAGCCGTTCGCCGGAGAGCGGGTCGTGATCGTTGGTGCGGGGAACTCCGCCGTACAGATCGCCGCGGAGCTGGCCACGCACGCCCACGTCACCCTGGCGGCACGGCACCCGGTCCGCTTCGCCCGCCAGCACACGCTGGGCCGGGACCTGCACTGGTGGCTGATCCACACCGGGGTGGACACGCTGCCCATCGGCCGGTTCCTGCGCACCCCGCCCTCGCAACTGGTCATCGACGACGGCCGCTACCGGGCCGCGGTCGCGGCCGGCGCCCCGGACCGGCGCTCGGTGTTCACCGGCGCTGACGGCACCAAGGTCACCTGGGAGGACGGCAGCACCGAGGAGGTGGACACGATTCTGCTGGCCACCGGCTACCGGCCAGACCTGGGCTACCTCGCCTCGCTGGGGGCGCTCGACGAGCATGGGCACCCCCGCCACCGTGAAGGACTGTCGCTGACACATCCGGGGCTGGCGTACGTCGGCCTGGAATGGCAGCGAAGCCTGTCCTCGAACTCCCTGCGCGGGGTCGGCCGGGACGCCGCCCGTGTCGCCCGTCGCCTGGCGGCCCGTCTGCGCGGGCACTGA